A stretch of Tripterygium wilfordii isolate XIE 37 chromosome 11, ASM1340144v1, whole genome shotgun sequence DNA encodes these proteins:
- the LOC120009614 gene encoding putative rRNA methyltransferase YlbH, whose translation MALSSSPIVSPLSVDINTKLFASSHTLPLLNSFPSKNFCHRPSIVVCSQKSDSGLLSAKKKELFERYGLDPNDYLSEDSPKTRRRSEEKKTQRAKQVPEEDPKPPRTTHRLLQVLGGKAKRKKLLSPKGMDVRPMMEVVKGAAFDILQAAGGCPASLRPGRWLDLYSGTGSVGIEAISRGCSEVHFVEMDPWVVENVLQPNLEWTGFDNVSVIHAICVESFLDRADQFVGRNGPFDYVSVTPPYMEVDYGVLMKQISQSAIIGEDTFIVVEYPLRTEMSDSCGCLEKIKDRRFGRTHLAIYGPKWAQKKRMRKVS comes from the exons ATGGCGCTCTCATCGTCGCCGATTGTCTCACCGTTAAGTGTAGACATCAACACCAAACTCTTCGCGTCTTCTCATACTCTACCTCTTTTAAATAGCTTTCCCTCCAAAAATTTCTGTCACCGACCGTCCATCGTCGTCTGCTCTCAAA AATCGGATAGTGGATTGTTGAGTGCGAAGAAGAAGGAGCTATTCGAGCGATACGGTCTTGATCCTAATGACTACTTATCAGAGGATTCTCCTAAG ACAAGGAGGAGGAGTGAAGAGAAAAAGACCCAGAGAGCAAAGCAAGTCCCAGAAGAGGATCCTAAGCCACCAAGGACCACCCACAGGTTGCTTCAG GTGCTTGGAGGAAAGGCTAAAAGAAAGAAGTTGCTGTCACCGAAAGGCATGGATGTGCGGCCAATGATGGAAGTTGTAAAAGGAGCAGCATTTGACATCTTGCAG GCAGCTGGTGGGTGTCCTGCATCTTTAAGGCCTGGTCGCTGGTTAGACTTGTATAGTGGCACAGGTTCTGTCGGTATCGAAGCTATCAGCCGAGGATGTTCTGAG GTGCATTTTGTTGAGATGGATCCCTGGGTTGTTGAAAATGTTCTACAACCAAATCTGGAATGGACTGGATTTGATAATGTTTCAGTTATACATGCCATTTGTGTTGAAAGCTTTTTAGACCGTGCAGACCAATTTGTAG GTAGAAATGGGCCATTTGACTATGTTAGTGTTACGCCTCCATACATGGAAGTTGATTATGGGGTACTGATGAAACAAATTTCTCAGTCAGCCATAATTGGAGAAGACACATTTATT GTGGTGGAGTATCCTCTAAGAACTGAAATGTCAGATTCATGTGGTTGTCTTGAAAAG ATAAAAGACCGGCGATTTGGTCGTACTCATTTGGCAATATATGGACCCAAGTGGGCCCAGAAGAAGAGAATGAGAAAAgtctcttaa
- the LOC120009615 gene encoding CLAVATA3/ESR (CLE)-related protein 25-like, with protein MIIGSRRLKWSNGLTVFQLKVVGEDRGSTMGKGSRVSRALFGGFVLVGVIWLLCVGIMRDNGSVALTTSTTTSHDDFEHLTWTGRANNPDHSRRNLGFHFVSKRRVPNGPDPIHNRRAGKFRQPPGRA; from the exons ATGATAATTGGCAGTAGAAGATTGAAATGGAGTAATGGACTCACCGTGTTTCAG CTTAAAGTTGTAGGAGAAGACAGAGGGAGTACTATGGGGAAAGGCAGCAGGGTTTCGAGGGCTCTATTTGGAGGTTTTGTATTAGTGGGAGTCATTTGGTTACTTTGTGTTGGAATAATGAGAGACAATGGTAGTGTAGCCTTGACGACTTCGACAACAACATCACATGATGATTTTGAGCATTTGACTTGGACTGGAAGGGCGAATAATCCTGATCATAGTCGTCGGAATCTGGGTTTCCATTTCGTGAGCAAGAGAAGAGTACCTAATGGTCCTGATCCTATCCACAACAG GAGAGCAGGCAAGTTTAGGCAACCCCCTGGTCGAGCCTAA
- the LOC120009667 gene encoding inactive LRR receptor-like serine/threonine-protein kinase BIR2, with product MKDSVYSVKGLRILSLIFTSVVVVAAAAVSEDDVKCLEGVKASLGDSGGRLSAWNFANSSVGFICDFTGVSCWNTRENRIIDLLLGEMELSGQVPESLQYCQSLQRLDFSSNKLSGSIPPQICTWMPYLVTLDLSSNDLSGPIPSDLVQCSYLNNLILSNNRLSGTIPPEFVSLGRLKKLSVANNELTGRIPSFFDGFDSADFTGNNGLCGGPLGKCDGLSKRNLAIIIAAGVFGAAGSLLLGFGVWWSYHLKYSRRRRGGYGIGRGDDTSFVERLRAHKLVQVSLFQKPLVKVKLADLLTATNNFNPENVTTSTRTGTTYKAVLSDGSVLAVKRLNTFKLGEKQFRSEMMQLGQLRHPNLAPLLGFCVVEDEKLLVYKHMSNGTLYSLLHGNGDPLDWPTRFRIGLGAARGLAWLHHGCQPPILHQNICCNVILVDDDFDARIMDFGLARLMTSLDSNESSSYVHGELGELGYIAPEYSSTMVASLKGDVYGFGVVLLELVTGQKTHEVSVAEGGLKSNLVDWVNQLCNSGRSKDAIDKALCGKGHDEEILQFLVIACNCVVSWPKDRWSMYQVYQSLKNISEDQGSSEQYDEFPLLFQKQENESVQLWSKTKEHDGGKDFPLILYTCE from the coding sequence ATGAAGGATTCAGTTTATTCTGTTAAGGGTCTTAGGATCTTGAGCTTGATATTCActtctgttgttgttgttgctgctgctgcggTTTCTGAGGATGATGTGAAGTGCTTGGAGGGTGTCAAGGCTTCGCTTGGCGACTCCGGAGGGAGGCTAAGCGCGTGGAACTTCGCAAATTCTTCAGTCGGTTTCATCTGTGATTTTACGGGTGTCTCGTGCTGGAATACCCGTGAAAACCGGATAATCGACCTCCTACTTGGCGAAATGGAACTTTCAGGACAAGTTCCGGAATCATTACAGTACTGTCAGAGCTTGCAGAGGCTGGATTTTTCATCTAACAAACTCTCAGGTAGTATTCCTCCCCAGATCTGTACCTGGATGCCATACTTGGTGACCCTGGATTTGTCCAGCAATGATCTTTCTGGTCCTATACCTTCTGATCTGGTACAGTGTAGTTACTTGAATAATTTGATACTGTCCAATAATCGGCTATCCGGGACTATACCACCCGAGTTTGTAAGTCTAGGTAGGCTGAAGAAGCTTTCAGTTGCGAATAATGAGCTTACTGGTAGAATCCCATCGTTCTTTGATGGGTTTGATTCCGCAGATTTCACAGGGAACAATGGACTCTGTGGGGGACCCCTTGGAAAGTGTGATGGATTGAGCAAGAGGAATCTTGCAATTATTATAGCTGCAGGAGTGTTTGGTGCGGCGGGATCTTTATTGTTGGGTTTTGGGGTGTGGTGGTCGTACCACTTGAAGTATTCTAGGAGGAGAAGGGGTGGGTATGGGATTGGAAGAGGGGATGATACTAGTTTTGTTGAGAGATTGAGGGCACACAAGCTTGTTCAAGTTTCTTTGTTTCAAAAGCCTCTGGTCAAGGTTAAATTGGCTGATTTGTTGACAGCCACAAACAATTTCAATCCAGAAAATGTTACAACTTCGACTAGGACCGGTACTACTTATAAGGCTGTTCTTTCTGATGGATCAGTGCTTGCAGTCAAGAGGCTTAATACTTTTAAGCTTGGGGAGAAGCAGTTTCGTTCAGAAATGATGCAATTAGGACAGCTTAGGCACCCCAATTTGGCACcccttttgggtttttgtgttgTAGAGGATGAGAAGCTTCTGGTTTATAAGCATATGTCTAATGGAACTCTGTATTCGTTGTTGCATGGAAATGGGGATCCATTAGATTGGCCAACCAGATTTAGGATTGGTTTGGGTGCTGCTAGGGGTTTAGCATGGCTTCACCATGGATGCCAGCCCCCAATCCTGCATCAGAACATATGTTGCAATGTGATTTTAGTGGATGATGATTTTGATGCTaggattatggattttggattgGCAAGGCTCATGACTTCTTTGGATTCTAATGAGAGCAGTAGTTATGTCCATGGTGAATTAGGCGAATTAGGTTACATAGCACCGGAGTATTCAAGCACTATGGTTGCTTCACTAAAAGGGGATGTTTATGGGTTTGGGGTAGTGTTACTGGAGCTTGTGACAGGGCAAAAGACGCATGAGGTTAGTGTTGCAGAAGGAGGATTAAAGAGTAACTTGGTGGATTGGGTTAATCAGCTCTGTAATTCAGGTCGATCTAAGGATGCAATTGACAAGGCTCTTTGTGGAAAGGGACATGATGAAGAAATCTTGCAGTTCCTAGTAATTGCATGTAATTGTGTGGTTTCTTGGCCTAAGGATAGATGGTCAATGTACCAGGTTTACCAATCACTAAAGAACATTTCTGAGGATCAAGGGTCATCTGAACAGTATGATGAATTTCCACTTCTTTTCCAGAAGCAAGAAAATGAATCGGTTCAGCTTTGGAGCAAAACGAAAGAGCATGACGGGGGCAAGgattttccattgattttgtaCACATGTGAGTAA
- the LOC120008924 gene encoding uncharacterized protein LOC120008924 — MQESEKMESLKKAYAEIILNTAKEAAARLMLSERKALGFEQELRSAKNEALRLLLRMKQMIDSKQMKIDELEAQLQEAEEVITDLRAELYSVQERLEKVNNEQAPPMNGQFSRKDESSARSPTTIPIVPSAVSLFDSTTTSDMKDETLNPSVLDSNCRNRNGCAQRIRAFEGNSLDEREPPEMKNELIMKTSDKDDGKCVKLAPASQNMQTREHFSSEVRKLGKARKPKKRKARFGKAKAASCKSRPKQFLKPSQPSFIDTLRETTNLNLKPHEKACSIASTNTNNTATTRNSNGLEANLQCASNCLRDERDIFHEGKIKREVRSMDNISTSIMKHPDHLSEICQPSSVLTHCKAYAFSLKGKVMSGEDQSKIKENEVKIKPFPSLDPGLTLIKSDIDPISGSRNVTVSIKALNTSGVAQNASKRDSDLNDSSLVTEEGETLFINEEGDAAVNLAGPCSVSNSDVVNVPSTNSDLEDARSSKPSDGSHGHAENIELLRYTRKRKKESLSSTDKISSPEETTNSKRSVRDEKNGSPELEKPTLFTESSRDNRRLALVAHQLISLSGKRW; from the exons ATGCAAGAATCAGAG AAAATGGAGTCCTTGAAGAAGGCTTACGCGGAGATAATACTCAACACTGCGAAAGAGGCGGCCGCTAGACTGATGCTATCGGAGCGTAAAGCACTTGGTTTCGAGCAGGAACTGCGTAGCGCCAAAAACGAAGCCCTTCGATTGCTTTTGCGCATGAAGCAGATGATCGATTCCAAG CAAATGAAAATTGATGAGCTTGAAGCACAGCTCCAGGAGGCCGAGGAAGTCATTACAGATCTCAGAGCAGAGTTGTATAGTGTGCAGGAGAGATTGGAGAAAGTGAACAACGAACAAGCACCGCCTATGAATGGACAATTCTCTAGGAAAGATGAATCTTCTGCTAGAAGTCCAACAACTATACCTATTGTACCTTCTGCAGTTTCATTGTTTGATAGTACGACAACCTCTGACATGAAAGATGAAACATTAAATCCAAGTGTTTTGGACAGTAATTGCCGTAACAGAAATGGATGTGCCCAGAGAATACGTGCATTTGAAGGAAATTCACTGGATGAAAGAGAGCCTCCTGAAATGAAGAATGAGTTGATCATGAAAACTAGCGACAAGGATGATGGAAAGTGTGTTAAACTTGCTCCCGCAAGCCAGAATATGCAAACAAGGGAACACTTTTCTTCTGAGGTGAGAAAACTTGGTAAAGCCCGTAAAccgaaaaagagaaaagctcgATTTGGTAAAGCAAAAGCTGCCTCATGCAAGTCTCGTCCAAAGCAGTTCTTGAAACCTTCTCAACCGTCTTTTATTGATACCCTCCGTGAAACAACTAATTTAAATCTTAAGCCTCATGAGAAGGCATGTTCTATAGCCTCTACCAATACTAACAACACAGCTACGACCAGAAATTCTAATGGTTTGGAGGCAAATTTGCAGTGTGCAAGCAACTGCTTGAGAGACGAACGTGACATATTCCATGAGGGGAAAATAAAAAGGGAAGTGCGGAGCATGGATAACATTTCTACCTCAATCATGAAACATCCTGATCATCTCTCTGAAATTTGTCAACCGTCTTCTGTTCTCACCCACTGCAAGGCTTATGCCTTTTCGCTCAAAGGTAAAGTCATGTCTGGTGAAGATCAGTCAAAGATTAAGGAGAATGAGGTTAAGATTAAGCCATTTCCCTCATTAGATCCTGGGTTGACGCTGATTAAAAGCGACATAGATCCTATATCTGGCTCTAGGAATGTTACTGTGAGCATTAAGGCTTTAAATACATCTGGAGTTGCACAAAATGCCTCTAAAAGAGACTCAGACTTAAACGATAGTTCTTTGGTGACAGAGGAAGGTGAAACCCTGTTCATAAATGAGGAAGGTGATGCTGCTGTAAATTTAGCTGGTCCATGTTCTGTGTCAAATTCTGATGTGGTTAATGTGCCATCAACAAATTCTGACTTGGAAGATGCCAGATCATCCAAACCAAGTGATGGATCTCATGGTCATGCAGAAAACATTGAGCTTCTTAGATATACAAGAAAACGCAAGAAGGAATCTTTGAGCAGCACTGATAAAATCAGTTCTCCTGAAGAGACTACGAACTCAAAGAGGAGTGTTAGGGACGAAAAAAATGGTTCACCTGAGCTGGAGAAACCTACCTTGTTTACTGAATCATCTAGGGACAATAGGAGACTGGCTCTGGTCGCTCATCAG cTTATTTCTTTATCTGGGAAAAGATGGTGA